The genomic DNA CAAAGGCCTCGGACTGTATGAACCATCCCAATTCCGTCAGGCACCACTCGGCCTGGTAGGTCCCATGCATGACCTGTTCCTTCCTCCCCTGTCGCCAGCGACCGACCCAGCGCCCGCGTTCGGTGGCCCGCGTGGGTGGATCGTGAACCACGATGTCCATCGGATCGCGGACATACCCTGCGAACTGCCGATCGGCAAACTGCGCAGCGAAGGCGACGCGGGACGCCTCTCGCCCGGTGAGCACCGGGCCGAGGGCCACGGAAACCGTCACCTCCGGCATCATACAAGCCACGACGCGATCAGCGTCGCGCGCGGCGATGGCCTGATTCGACGCCGTGCGCCTCGCGCGAATCGCTGCGGCGCCATCGGAGGGTTTCATGCACCGGTCGGCATTGGGCGCTATCTCCCGCCGGGACGGTAGGTCTTCTCGGCATGCACTTCCACATCCGCCCGATAGAACCACACGTCGCGCAAGTTGCCGCTGACATAGCGCTCAATCTGGTCGGCGAAATGCGGAGACGAGGGATCACCGCTCTGCCCGCCCGCCGACACCGCCTTGGCTTTTACGCGAGGTCCGAACTCCACCACCGCAACGAACGTGTTGCCCTCGTTGCCATAGTTCTTCTTCGTGGTCTTGGTTGCACCATAGAGTGAGTATGCCGCCAGCGATCCCCATTCCTCCGTTGTCGCGAAGGGAACGGCCACGCTCGGCTTGCTGTCGTCAAACTCGGATTCGATTTTGTTGTTGATGCGCTGAAAGCGATTGATCTCTCCCCACGGCATGCGCCACGTGCCGAAGGTGGTGGTCAGCCCGCTCACTGCGCGCGTGAGCGCCGAGAGCCGCTCGTCGGGCGTCGCACCTTGCGCCAGATATTCGAGGGCATTGATGCCCCTTTTCGCGGCGATGGGCGAGGCCGCAACCACGGCCTCGTGTCCCCAAGTGTCGGCCAGCGTCATCGGCACCGATGTCGCACCCCACGTGCGCGGCCATCGGCGAAGCGAGTCAATTGGCTCAGCCAACGCGGCCTTGCGCGGGTCGGCAATTGTCAGCGCGTCATAGTCGCCAAGGAGTGGCGGGAGTATCGCGTCGAAGGCCGGCAGCTGCGGATCGAACGCCGCACCAATCAACTTGTCGAGCGTGAAGTCGCGGCGATCCTTGAGCACGCGCACGGCGTGAATCCCGCGATAGTTCTCGGGACTGGGGGCCATGTACACCGGATACCGATCCTTGCGCGGACTGTCCGAGCCGGACGCCGTGAACACCGTGCTGTTCGTATTCTGGATCCACCCGATTTTCGGATTGACGATCTTGATGGTCTCGGTGAGTGGGTGCAAGCCCTGCCATTCCGTGGCGGGGTTGCTGCCATCAACGGGGTTATTGAAATCGAAGGCTGTGCTGCGCCGCGGCACGAAATTGCCGTGCCAATAGGCAATCGTGCCATCGGCATCGGCGTACATGGTGTTGTTCGACGTGTTCGTGCGCAGCTCCATCACCTTGCTGAACGTCGTGTAGTTGGTGGCCTTCATGCGGCCGTACGACTGCATCAACGCACGCGCCGGATCGTTCATCAGCTTGATGGCAATCCACTGGCCGTTGGCCTGACGCACAATGGGACCGTGATGACTGTAGTACACGGCGACAGAGCGGACCTGCGTGCCGCCGTTTGCGGATTTGTACGGCAGATCGATCACGCGCCGACGCATCTTGCGGGTGGTTGCCCCGTACTTGTAGTACACGCCATCCGGCTTCCTCGTGATGCGTTCGGCGTACTCGTCGATGGCGTCGGCCGCCGTTGAGGTGTGCATCCACCCCAGCCGCTCGTTGAAGCCCTGGTAGATGAAGAACTGTCCCCACGTACTGGCACCGTACGCGTTGAGTCCTTCTTCACTCACCATCTGCAGTTCGGCGCGAAAGTAGAACGACGTATGCGGATTGATGAGCAGCAGCGCGCGCCCGGCCGTCGTGTTCGAGGGCGCGATGGCGATCCCGTTGGAGCCCGACATCTGCTTGTGTCGACGCGCCTCGTCGGCTTCGCTGTCTGATTCCTTTTGTGTTGAGCCACCCGCGCCATACATCGCTTCGAGCTGCGCGAGATCCACGTTCTCGATGTCGCCGCCAATGCTGCCTTCGCTGAAGGTGAGCGCCATCCACGGCTCGAAGCGCGTGATAAGCTCCGGCTTCACCGTCGGATGGGTGTGGAGGTAATAGTTGAGCCCATCCGCCCAGCTGGTCATCAGGCGCTGCATCCATGGCGGACTCATGGCGTACTGCCGTTTCATTTCGGCCGGCTCGATGAACAGCTTCATGCGCAGGTCCCGATACAACTCTTGCTCACCCAGCACTTCGGCCAGACGGCCCATCGCATTCACGTAGTTGCGCTCCACGCGATGGAAGTCGTCTTCGGCCTGCGCGAAGATGGCCCCGAACACGACGTCGGCATCGGTCTTCGCGTAGATGTGCGGGATGCCCCACGTGTCGCGGATGATCGTGACGCGTGTGGCAGTGGCCTGCCATCGCGCAACGTCCGCTGGTGACGACTGGGCGTAGCTGGCGAACGGCAGTGCGCACAGACCGAGGGCGAGTCGCAGGAATCGGCGGGACATGCGACGGCGTTCCGGAAGGGGGTTGGGGGCAGTCATCAGCGCGGTATCGAATCCCCGCGCACCCCGCGAACAATCGCCGCCCAACGCGGATCCCGGTGCATCGATTCGAAATTGGGGCTGGTGATGACGAGAAAAGTGCTGGCGTCCCGTTGCGCGACGGCCTGCTGCAACGCGTGGAACGCGGCGGCGGTATCACCCAGTTGGGCCAGGAAGTCGGCTTGCGAGGCGAGCGAGAAACCGCCCGAACCCTTCAGGATGGCCAGCGCCGCCGACTTGTACGCTGCCTCACCTCGCAGGCCGCGGACCATCGCCGTACAAAGGTCAATTGGGTACCCCGCGCTGCACAGTCGGATGGCGTCATCCACGCGTCCACCGGTGACGTAGCTGACTATCAGGACCGTCCTCCATCTAAGCGCGCCTGGCGCCAATGCAACCGCACGCTCGGCGCTCACAATCGCGCTGTCGTTCATGCGGGCACTCCGGAACCAGCTCGTCCGCACCGCGTGCACCACCGGCGCGAGCCGGTCGAGCGCCAATGCCTGTCGCAAGGCGATGCCCGCCGCCTCCTGTTGGCCGAGCCCCTTCAGCAATTCGCCCTTGAGAATCCAGGCGAACAGGGACGTCGAGTCGGCGTTGATCACGCCATTCACGGTGCGCAGCGCGTCCGCCAGTCGGTACTGCCCGGCGAGCACGCGTGCCTGCGCCAGCCGTACATCCACCGCCGCACTGTCCAGCGTCATGGCGCGCTGCGCGGCGACCACGGCCTCCTCGAGAAACGCCAACGATCTGCGCGTCGTGTCGCCGTATTCGGGGAGCAAGACGAGCGACTCGGCCAGCCCTGCCCAGGCGCGTGCATACGTGGAGTCGATACCCACCGCCTTGGTGAACAGCGTGCGCGCCTCGCGAAGCTTCTCCAATCCTCGCAGCCGCAACAACGCACGCGCGCGCAGCTGCGCATCGCGCGCGGCGGGCAGTGTTGGGTCGTTCCGCTCGAGCGCGACGCGTTGCGCCTGGCTGAGCGTCACCGACAACGCATCCGCCACCCGCACGGCCACACTGGCCTGCACCCGAAACACGTCGCGCAATCGCTCCGTGTAGGGCTGGCTCCAGACGCGCTCGCCGGCCGAGACTTCCATTAACACCGGCACAACTTGCACGCGCGCATTGTCGTCGAGCGAGTCGCCCGTACTGCGCGCCCACTGCACGGTGCCACTCAACACGTACTGCGCACCGAGCGACGCAGCGAGTTCGCGCGGGCGCATGCTAGCCACGGTCACCCCGCGTACCCCCTCGCGACCAATCACCTTCACGCCCGGCAGCTGCGCCAGCTGATTGGCGATCTCCTCGCTCACGCCGTCGGCGAAATAGGCATCGGCAGCGTTGCCGAGGTTCTCAAACGGGACCACGACGACGATGCGGTTTGCGCGATCGATGCTTGGGCGCGCGAGCACGCGCAGCAGCACGATCAGCGTGATCGCAAACGCGACGAGCGCCGCCGCCTTGAGCGGGAGACGGAATTTCGACACGGGCCGGACCGCCGTCGCAAACGGGGCCGGCGTGGCAACCGTGTCCAGCTGCGCCAACACATCATCGGCCGATGGCGGACGATCGCCTGGCAGTTTGGCGAGACAGCGCGCGACGAGCTCCGACAACGCCGCCGGAACGGTGGGCGCGACAGACGCCACACTGGGCGGCGTTTGTGTCATGTGCGCCGTGATCAGCGCGTGCGCTGACGTATGCTGGGCAAACGGATGCGCGCCCGTGAGCAACTCGTACGCCAGCACACCCAACGCGTACAGATCGGCCTGATGATCGGTGGACGGATCGCCCGCCGCCTGCTCCGGCGCCATGTACGCCGGCGTGCCAATGGAGGTGCCCACTGACGTCAGCGTCGCGC from Gemmatimonadaceae bacterium includes the following:
- a CDS encoding nuclear transport factor 2 family protein, translated to MKPSDGAAAIRARRTASNQAIAARDADRVVACMMPEVTVSVALGPVLTGREASRVAFAAQFADRQFAGYVRDPMDIVVHDPPTRATERGRWVGRWRQGRKEQVMHGTYQAEWCLTELGWFIQSEAFAADDA
- a CDS encoding penicillin acylase family protein, which gives rise to MSRRFLRLALGLCALPFASYAQSSPADVARWQATATRVTIIRDTWGIPHIYAKTDADVVFGAIFAQAEDDFHRVERNYVNAMGRLAEVLGEQELYRDLRMKLFIEPAEMKRQYAMSPPWMQRLMTSWADGLNYYLHTHPTVKPELITRFEPWMALTFSEGSIGGDIENVDLAQLEAMYGAGGSTQKESDSEADEARRHKQMSGSNGIAIAPSNTTAGRALLLINPHTSFYFRAELQMVSEEGLNAYGASTWGQFFIYQGFNERLGWMHTSTAADAIDEYAERITRKPDGVYYKYGATTRKMRRRVIDLPYKSANGGTQVRSVAVYYSHHGPIVRQANGQWIAIKLMNDPARALMQSYGRMKATNYTTFSKVMELRTNTSNNTMYADADGTIAYWHGNFVPRRSTAFDFNNPVDGSNPATEWQGLHPLTETIKIVNPKIGWIQNTNSTVFTASGSDSPRKDRYPVYMAPSPENYRGIHAVRVLKDRRDFTLDKLIGAAFDPQLPAFDAILPPLLGDYDALTIADPRKAALAEPIDSLRRWPRTWGATSVPMTLADTWGHEAVVAASPIAAKRGINALEYLAQGATPDERLSALTRAVSGLTTTFGTWRMPWGEINRFQRINNKIESEFDDSKPSVAVPFATTEEWGSLAAYSLYGATKTTKKNYGNEGNTFVAVVEFGPRVKAKAVSAGGQSGDPSSPHFADQIERYVSGNLRDVWFYRADVEVHAEKTYRPGGR
- a CDS encoding protein kinase codes for the protein MTDLRDTLQSALGADFTLERELGGGGMSRVFVARDHALAREIVVKVLSPELSASLSVERFTREIKLAAALQDPHIVPVHSTGITSDGLPYYTMPFVRGDSLRARMLAGPVPLAEAVGILRNIAQALAYAHERGIVHRDIKPENVLLSRGTAVVTDFGIAKALSASATNAPGATLTSVGTSIGTPAYMAPEQAAGDPSTDHQADLYALGVLAYELLTGAHPFAQHTSAHALITAHMTQTPPSVASVAPTVPAALSELVARCLAKLPGDRPPSADDVLAQLDTVATPAPFATAVRPVSKFRLPLKAAALVAFAITLIVLLRVLARPSIDRANRIVVVVPFENLGNAADAYFADGVSEEIANQLAQLPGVKVIGREGVRGVTVASMRPRELAASLGAQYVLSGTVQWARSTGDSLDDNARVQVVPVLMEVSAGERVWSQPYTERLRDVFRVQASVAVRVADALSVTLSQAQRVALERNDPTLPAARDAQLRARALLRLRGLEKLREARTLFTKAVGIDSTYARAWAGLAESLVLLPEYGDTTRRSLAFLEEAVVAAQRAMTLDSAAVDVRLAQARVLAGQYRLADALRTVNGVINADSTSLFAWILKGELLKGLGQQEAAGIALRQALALDRLAPVVHAVRTSWFRSARMNDSAIVSAERAVALAPGALRWRTVLIVSYVTGGRVDDAIRLCSAGYPIDLCTAMVRGLRGEAAYKSAALAILKGSGGFSLASQADFLAQLGDTAAAFHALQQAVAQRDASTFLVITSPNFESMHRDPRWAAIVRGVRGDSIPR